A single genomic interval of Aminivibrio sp. harbors:
- a CDS encoding NAD(+) synthase: MNSDFFNLYSHDFIRAAACVPAVRAADPSRNAEKTIELLREAYDRRAVLAVFPELGISAYSCGDLFFQDALRQSALKGLETVLGASASMDMVIAAGVPLRIGDGLFNCAAVLFRGRILGVAVKSFLPNYREFYELRHFKPASALPSDTLDLLGQKDIPVGADLIFEAEGIPGFRLFCEICEDLWTPVPPSCYAALSGATVVANLSASNVTTGKADYRRTLVANQSARCIAAYVYTGAGPGESTTDLAWDGHALVAENGEILAESERFSRKPAVTVADIDLGRLAGDRMTITTFTDSGGRTERPSFRRIPFPLGAPSGRIPLVRAVPRFPYVPSDSSLRERRCREIYSIQVQGLATRMESTGIRNLVLGVSGGLDSTQALIVCARTMDLLGLPRTNIKAYSLPGFATSEKTAASARKLMESLGVEAGEIDIRPGCMQMLKDMGHPFAEGKPAYDVAFENVQAGQRTSILFRIANARNAMVVGTGDLSELALGWCTYGVGDHMSHYNVNAGLPKTLIQYLVRWVASSEILGKEVSPVLEAVLGTEISPELVPGPEQDGPSQSTQAVIGPYELQDFNLFYILRYGYLPSKVAFLAQTAWRDAAAGVWPDILPGRRTEYTLAEIKHWLSVFLRRFFKMSQYKRSCVPDGPKVGSGGALSPRGDYRAPSDGSSAPWEEDLENIPDGDE; encoded by the coding sequence GTGAACAGCGATTTTTTCAACCTGTACAGCCATGACTTCATTCGGGCGGCGGCCTGTGTCCCCGCCGTCCGGGCCGCGGACCCTTCCCGCAACGCGGAGAAGACCATCGAGCTGCTCCGGGAGGCCTACGACCGCAGGGCGGTGCTCGCCGTCTTCCCGGAGCTTGGAATCTCCGCCTACTCCTGCGGGGATCTCTTCTTTCAGGACGCCCTGCGGCAGTCAGCTCTCAAGGGGCTCGAAACGGTCCTCGGGGCTTCGGCCTCCATGGACATGGTCATTGCCGCAGGCGTGCCGCTCAGGATCGGGGACGGCCTCTTCAACTGCGCTGCCGTCCTGTTCCGGGGCCGCATCCTCGGCGTTGCCGTCAAGAGTTTTCTTCCCAACTATCGGGAGTTCTACGAGCTGAGGCATTTCAAGCCTGCTTCCGCCCTTCCGTCGGACACCCTGGACCTCCTGGGGCAGAAGGACATCCCGGTGGGGGCCGACCTCATCTTCGAGGCGGAGGGGATCCCCGGTTTCAGGCTTTTCTGCGAAATCTGCGAGGACCTCTGGACTCCCGTGCCGCCGTCCTGCTACGCTGCCCTCTCCGGGGCCACGGTGGTGGCCAACCTGTCCGCATCGAACGTCACCACGGGAAAGGCTGACTACCGGCGGACTCTCGTAGCCAACCAGTCGGCCCGGTGCATCGCCGCCTACGTTTACACCGGGGCGGGACCGGGGGAGTCCACCACCGACCTCGCCTGGGACGGTCATGCCCTGGTAGCGGAGAACGGGGAGATATTGGCGGAATCGGAGCGGTTTTCCCGGAAACCGGCCGTGACCGTGGCCGATATCGACCTTGGCCGTCTTGCCGGCGACCGGATGACCATCACCACCTTCACCGACTCCGGGGGAAGAACCGAGCGCCCTTCCTTCCGCAGGATCCCCTTTCCCCTCGGCGCGCCGTCGGGCAGGATCCCCCTGGTCCGGGCCGTGCCCCGGTTTCCCTACGTTCCCTCCGATTCATCCCTCCGGGAGCGCCGGTGCCGGGAGATTTACAGCATCCAGGTCCAGGGGCTCGCCACCCGGATGGAATCGACGGGGATACGGAACCTGGTCCTTGGGGTGTCGGGAGGGCTCGACTCCACCCAGGCCCTGATCGTCTGCGCCAGGACCATGGACCTTCTGGGTCTGCCGAGGACGAACATCAAGGCCTATTCCCTCCCCGGTTTCGCCACCTCGGAAAAAACCGCCGCCAGCGCGCGGAAACTCATGGAATCCCTGGGGGTGGAGGCGGGGGAAATCGACATCCGCCCGGGGTGCATGCAGATGCTGAAGGACATGGGGCACCCCTTCGCGGAAGGGAAACCGGCCTATGACGTGGCCTTCGAGAATGTCCAGGCGGGACAGAGAACATCGATCCTCTTCCGGATCGCCAACGCCCGGAACGCGATGGTGGTGGGAACAGGCGACCTCAGCGAACTAGCCCTCGGATGGTGCACCTACGGCGTGGGGGACCACATGTCCCACTACAACGTGAATGCCGGCCTCCCCAAGACTCTCATCCAGTATCTCGTCCGGTGGGTCGCCTCAAGCGAAATTCTGGGCAAAGAGGTGTCTCCGGTGCTGGAAGCCGTCCTCGGAACGGAGATCAGCCCGGAACTCGTCCCGGGACCGGAGCAGGACGGCCCCTCCCAGAGTACCCAGGCCGTTATCGGCCCCTACGAACTGCAGGACTTCAACCTCTTCTACATCCTGAGGTACGGCTATCTCCCGTCCAAAGTGGCCTTTCTGGCCCAAACCGCCTGGCGGGACGCCGCGGCCGGCGTGTGGCCCGATATCCTCCCCGGGCGGCGGACGGAGTATACCCTTGCCGAAATAAAGCACTGGCTTTCCGTCTTTCTCCGCCGGTTTTTCAAAATGAGCCAGTACAAGCGCTCCTGTGTTCCCGACGGTCCCAAGGTCGGTTCGGGAGGGGCCCTTTCCCCCCGGGGCGATTATCGGGCCCCGAGCGACGGGAGTTCCGCTCCGTGGGAGGAGGACCTGGAGAACATCCCTGACGGGGATGAGTGA